Within Ovis aries strain OAR_USU_Benz2616 breed Rambouillet chromosome 11, ARS-UI_Ramb_v3.0, whole genome shotgun sequence, the genomic segment CACTCCTATTAACAAGTAGGGTATAATTAATAATAACTTACATGTCCAGCATATCACAGTTTACAAACTGCTGTTCCCATTTTTCATCTCATTTCCTCCCATTAATGCTTTTGGCTATTCACTCAACTAGTATTTCTAAGTGACAACTATATGCTAGGTAGACACAGTACCAGGCGGTGAGGAAGCAGCCACAGCCCACACTGGATTAGTCCCAGACTCTGAGGTCAGACTCTGAGGTCTGGATCACAGATCACTGGATCACTGGATCACTGGATCACAGATGATCTGACTCTATCACTTATGAGCTCTGTGCCCCTAAGTCTGTTTTCTCTGGATGGTTCTTCTTCTGACTATCCTGAACCCGCCCATTCTCTGGTCTCTTCTAAACTCTAACTATCACAATTTTGGACAATTCTTCCTAAATgaatatgcttatttttttcctcaggcAATAAATGGGAAATTTCCAAGTCCTTgaaacaaaagcagagagatgaagaaacaatgtATGAGTAAGTGGGGGGAATCctgctttttaattttgagaacCGCCTGTCCACTTCCATTCTTGTGCCTGCACTACTGAGCTGGTGTGTGCATggtcagtcacttagtcgtgtccgactctttgcgaccctgtggactgtagcccaccaggctccgctgcccatgcaatctttccaggcaagaatactggagtgggttgccattcccttctccaggagatcttcctgacccagggatccagcccacatctcctgcttagctggcagattctttaccactgagttacctgggaagcccctgaaactTCTCACCAAAGTAtaatataaatacagaaaaatgcatATGGTAAGAGTACAACTCAATGAATTTCCACAAACTAAACAGATCCGGTAGCTGGCACgcagatcaagaaacaaaatTACCAGCACCTCAATCCCATAGATGCCCTTTCAGCCTTTAAATCCTAAGGATAATCACTGTCTGAAATAGTATAGGCTCATTGTCCCTTGTCTTTATTCttcatatacatggaattatacagtatgtgtTATTCAGTGTTTACCCTCTTCTGCTCAGCATTTTTTTTGTGAGATTCATTGTATGTAGTTCTAGACTGTTCATTCTTATTACCAGAGAGTGTTCCACTGTGGAACTGAACCATGATGAATTTATCCATTCTGCTACTTATAGGCATTTGAGTAGCATCCAGTTTGCCACTGTTATGAATAGTGCTGTTATAAACATTTTCGTACCGTATCTTTTGATCAGCAGGATATATACCCACCGTTGCTGTCACATGGTGGGTGCATGTTTAGCATTAGGAGTacacctgttttttgtttgtttgtttggctatGCTGGCTCTCCATTGCTtcaagggcttttctctagttgtggtgagcgggggctactcttcattgaggtgtgagggcttctcattgctgtggcttctcttgttgcagagcacaggctctagagctttAATAGCTGCAGCATATGGGTTCCATAGTTGTGGCTCCCCAGgctccggagcacaggctcaatagttgcggcacacgggcttagttgctccacagtatgttgacttcccagatcaggggtctaacccatgtctcctgcattggcaggcagattctttttatcactgagccacctgggaagcccaggttttgCACATCCATTTTGCACATCAAAATACACCTGGTGCTTACCTCCCCGTCCTGATCCAGCTCAGGTAAATACAGGAAGATGAGATCCGTGGTCTAAGTTAGAGTGCTTCTGCTCCACACCTTCAAATCCAAATGGTCCCTGGGCTAAAGAAATGGTTTCTTTAGTGTGTCAGTTACAGATGGGGTGCAAGACCtagaaaagaaaggagatgcTTTCAGTCTTTAGGGACCAAGATTTGAATGTTCAACTCCGTCCATTTCCCTTGGCATTTTCTCTTAAATTGGCAGGCATGATCAAAACCAAACATTGACTCctatattttctctcttccagGAATGTTACGGAACAATTCTCAGTTCAATTACCCCCTCTGCCACCCAGGGATATGCTTTCCCCAGAAGTTGCCTGTGAGTATATTTTGCTGATAAGTCTCATTCAGGGTagaataataaatttgtgttggcGTCTTAGTCaccttgtgctcagttgctcagttcagttcagttcagttcagtcgctcaatcatatctgactctttgagatcccatgaattgcagcgtgccaggcctccctgtccatcaccaactcacggaattcactcaaactcacgtccatcgagtcggtgatgccatccagccatctcatcctctgtcgtccccttctcctcctgccccaatccctcccagcatcagagtcttttccaatgagtcaactctttgcatcaggtggccaaagtactggagtttcagctttagcatcattccttccagagaacacccaggactgatctcctttagaatggacagtctctcagtcgtgtccaactctttgcaaccccacagactgtagcctactaggctcctctgtccatgggattctccaggcaagaatactggaatggattgccatttcctcctccaggggatcttcctgacccagggatcgaacccacctgtcctgtgcctcctgcattagcaggcagattctctaccactgagccacttgggaagcagcTTGGGTTGCCCATAAAACAGTAACACAGAAAATGTGGCTTAAATGACAGTaaatttctcatagttctagaggctaaaagtccaagattaaggtgccAGGCCAATCTGGTTTCTGGTGAGAATTCTAGTTTGCAGATGACTGTGTGCAAAAGGAGGGGAGAtagctctctggtgtctcttagaagggcactaatcctattgGATCAGGACCCTGCCCTTCTGACTTTGTttaactttatttacttatttggagACCCCATCTCTGAATATAACTGCACTGGTGGTTAGAGTTTCACCATATGGATTTTGTGGGGACACAAACTTTCAGTCTATTATACTGGAATTTGCAGATGGCAGCAGCCTGTTTCAAGGAGATGAATTAAGTTTAAGATGGGGGGGGGGAGTACAAAATAAGTACCAATGCTTCCAATATTCAATGTGTAAATTCATATTCAAATTCCAGCTTGCAACATGGATATAAAGGAACACTGGGCTTCTCACACTTCATATCAGAAAATCTCTGCCTGGTTCCCTTGACTGAAATATTCTTCCTTAAGCTCTACATACAGCTGACTTTACCTCACCCTTCTAGTGTCAGCTCAAATGTTACCACCTTAGAGAGTTCACTCCTGACCATCCTACATAAAGAAATCCTTCTAATGCTCCTTTTGAAGCTTATGACAATTATCCTATGTGAGCTTATTTAATCATCCTTCATTTGTCCATTATCTGTCTCCTCCATTATAATACAAACTCCAGAAAACAGGCACCTTTCTTGTCTTGTTCGCCGTTGTTTACCCACCATTAAGAACAATgcctagagggacttccctggaagtccatgggtaagactccatgctccctgtgcagggggcctgggtttgatccctggtcggggaactagatcccccacaTGCCATACAACTAAAgagcttgcatgccacaactaagaccctggacaaccaaatacatatatacaaatattaaaaaaaaatagtgtctgGAGCTTAGTAGATAatggatgaaaatattttaattgaatagATAAATGGTAATATTAGCTAGCATTTGTTGAGCAGGCACTGTGTGTCAGGTCCCATGCTAGGCACTTTATAGgtactgtctcatttaatcctctcaacaactATATGCAGCAGGTACATTATTGCGTCCCTCTGACAGAGGAAGACACTGAAGCACatagaagttaagtgacttactCATGGTCACATAGCTAGTGACTGCTGAATCCTGAAGATGAGTTTGGATCTGACTGCAGAACTGAAACGGTGGTTGTTATTCAGGTTCTCTTGGGAAAAGATGTGATTGTGGGGAGGCAGTCTCAGGCCCCATCAAGGGGGAGCTGAGATTTTCCTCCTACTTTAGTCCATGTGCTATGTGCCCATCTTCTGCTAATCCTACCTTTTGAAGACAACACTGTCCCTTTCCTTCTTAGCAGAGGAGTGATGGACGTGAGCAATTATAGATAGCTCTGGAATGCTGTGTTCATTCATTGTGAGGGACTTGCCTGAAAGGAGATATTGTTTGTATCGCTTCCTTATGAGAATCAGAACCTGTAGGCACAACACTACTCATTTCACTACTAGCTCTGGTCAGTTTCCTGTCTGAACTTCTGTCTTGTGACGCCCACCGCAGTGCAGTCAGGCAAAGCGACAAGGGAGTCAAGATGTCTGGCTGATGTTTGCCGCTTACTCACTGGGGCTGGGGTGAGCCTGAGACTGTGTCATggctggacctcagtttcctcagtttcctctgtgaaatggggatctGGTCCACCAAGACGTGGGAGGATCACTGAAACCCATGAAAATCATGCAGAGCCACTTGGTAAAAAATACATAAACGTACGCTAGCTTTGCATCTGATATCTTTTTGTGTATTCTAGCCCCACAGGAAACCCCAAGTCGGCCCACACCAGCTGCATACTCTTCAGtacataaaattagaaataagaagACAATCACCGTCCCAAGCTATATTGAGCCTGAGGAAGACTATGATGATGTTGATGTCCCTGCCAATACAGAAAACCATCATCTTAAATCGaacatttcttccttttggcAAGCAGAAGACGGTTCACagagcttattttaaaaactatcaaGAATGGTTGAATTTCAGTAAGGGCCCAGGTCCGAAAGCCAGTGGTAACATTATGGAGGTCTATAAGATAAACACTTTCTGAGTCAGATGGAGGAGCATCAGTGATCAGATAACTGCAGCCAGGGGAAAGCTGCCAGGGCTCAGCTCTGAGAGTGGAGAGCGGTCAGGCCTTGGGCTTCTGCTGAGCGAGGTTCCATGTGGAGGCCAACTGAACCCTGCAAAGCTCTCCCCCCTTCCCTCCGCCCCGAGAAACCACTCAGTTCCCGGCATTCTTCCCATTTGTGCGGCTCTAAGTGATCTTAAATCTTGGTGTTTGATTGTATGAGCGTCCCAGGCTCCCATCCCCTGCACAAGCCCCTACCTGCTCCACCCACCTCACACATTGAGGGGCTGTGGGTGGTAGTTACAGCTTAGCGCTCTTGCACACAAGTCACACATCACGCCTTGTGCATTCTTCAAGGGTGGGGTGTGCTTCTTGTTCTTGTGAACCCTCCCTACCTATACAACCCCAAGCCCCAGGGCCTGTCTATGACATCGGCCAAACTAACCACAGAGATCCAAGTTTCCAGCCAGAGTTTTTTCACTGCTTCCTGGCTGCACCATAACAATCAACAAAGAACAGAAGTCACCTTCTGGACCACGGGACAGATGTTACCCATAGGGATGCTGACTTTGCAATATGTGTACTGGAGGAAAGAAGCTTTCCCCAGGAAAAATCATAGGGAACAGGAAAGAAAGGGGCGAGTCAGTGGCAGATTCAAGATGAAAGTTCAGGGGTCTTTAATACCCTCCTCTGATATTTTCATTACTGCTTTTTCCCTTGTGTAGCATTCAAGACAAACAGCATCATATCCTCCCTGCCAGATTCCTGTCCCTGAGTGACTGGGAGGCAGAAACTCCAGTTCAATATGCTATACCTAATGATACATCCGgggagtgggctgctgtccagTTATACGAGTATCCTAGTGGGGTCGCCAAGGCCCGAGTCAGCTTTGTAGGCTCCTGAAACTCATCGATTCCTTCAAGTTTATCTGCTGACACCTGAAGACTTGACACTGTCTAGCCAGACTCACAGGATGCTGACTTCTAAGCAATTCCTAAGAAATCCAGCTAACAGGCTTGCAGGGCGAGCAGCAGGAACTGGTGGAAAGGCCCAGGAGTGACACCTGGACTGAGCTCCTCCTTGAGAGATGGAAAGCGTGTACCTGTCATCCCCCTCAACCACTAACCACTGCTGGACCAGTGAGGACCTGTGCTTCCTCCCAGGTTTTCTCTTTCTAGACTCCATAGAAACTTCCAACTCCTTGTAATACCTCCTTGTTTTAGACCAGTGGTTCTAGAACTATGGCCTTAGGGAATTC encodes:
- the SCIMP gene encoding SLP adapter and CSK-interacting membrane protein isoform X5, coding for MDWLKDHFWIILAVAIIFTSVSLGTILFFVCRCLFRQGNKWEISKSLKQKQRDEETMYENVTEQFSVQLPPLPPRDMLSPEVASPQETPSRPTPAAYSSVHKIRNKKTITVPSYIEPEEDYDDVDVPANTENHHLKSNISSFWQAEDGSQSLF
- the SCIMP gene encoding SLP adapter and CSK-interacting membrane protein isoform X4 — translated: MAPQLLTSGPPATQDPEAMDWLKDHFWIILAVAIIFTSVSLGTILFFVCNKWEISKSLKQKQRDEETMYENVTEQFSVQLPPLPPRDMLSPEVASPQETPSRPTPAAYSSVHKIRNKKTITVPSYIEPEEDYDDVDVPANTENHHLKSNISSFWQAEDGSQSLF
- the SCIMP gene encoding SLP adapter and CSK-interacting membrane protein isoform X1, coding for MHSQMRMALPLHSRKSGRGSSKILALQELTASVGDEQQTNHQTAVTDPEAMDWLKDHFWIILAVAIIFTSVSLGTILFFVCRCLFRQGNKWEISKSLKQKQRDEETMYENVTEQFSVQLPPLPPRDMLSPEVASPQETPSRPTPAAYSSVHKIRNKKTITVPSYIEPEEDYDDVDVPANTENHHLKSNISSFWQAEDGSQSLF
- the SCIMP gene encoding SLP adapter and CSK-interacting membrane protein isoform X2; the encoded protein is MHSQMRMALPLHSRKSGRGSSKILALQELTASVGDEQQTNHQTAVTDPEAMDWLKDHFWIILAVAIIFTSVSLGTILFFVCNKWEISKSLKQKQRDEETMYENVTEQFSVQLPPLPPRDMLSPEVASPQETPSRPTPAAYSSVHKIRNKKTITVPSYIEPEEDYDDVDVPANTENHHLKSNISSFWQAEDGSQSLF
- the SCIMP gene encoding SLP adapter and CSK-interacting membrane protein isoform X3 — protein: MAPQLLTSGPPATQDPEAMDWLKDHFWIILAVAIIFTSVSLGTILFFVCRCLFRQGNKWEISKSLKQKQRDEETMYENVTEQFSVQLPPLPPRDMLSPEVASPQETPSRPTPAAYSSVHKIRNKKTITVPSYIEPEEDYDDVDVPANTENHHLKSNISSFWQAEDGSQSLF